AGGGCGAAGCAGGTCTGGGCCCGGCGCTCAAGGCACTGGTGGACAAGGCCGAGCGGGCCATCCGCGAGGACGGATACAACATTTTGATCCTGTCCGACCGGGGCATGGATGCGGATCATGTGGCCATCCCGGCCTTGCTGGCCACGGCAGCGGTCCATCATCACTTGGTGCGCAACGGCCTGCGGACGGAGACCGGCCTGGTGGTCGAGACCGGCGAGGCCCGCGAGGTGCATCACTTCGCGGTGCTGGCGGGTTATGGCGCCGAGGCGGTCAATCCCTATCTGGCGCTGGACTCCCTGGCCAGCTTGCAGCCCAAGCTACCCGATCCGTTGGATCTGGACGAGATGCATGCCCGCTATATCAAGGCGGTGGACAAAGGTCTGTTGAAGGTGATGTCGAAGATGGGCATCTCCACCTACCAATCCTATTGCGGTGCGCAGATCTTTGATGCGGTGGGCGTGTCCCGCGACTTCATTGATGCTTATTTCGCCGGCACCGACACCACGGTCGAGGGTGTCGGTCTGGCCGAAGTGGCCGCCGAAACCATTCGTCGTCACCGCCAGGCCTATGCCTCGCACAAATACGACGAGCTGGATCCTGGCGGGTTCCTGTCGTATCGCCTGAAGGGCGAGGAGCATGTCTGGACGCCGGAAACCATCGGCGATCTGCAACATGCGGTGCGCATGAACGACCAACAGCGCTATGATCAATATGCCCAGCGGGTCAACGATCAGTCCCGCAAGCTGTTGACCCTGCGCGGCCTGTTCGACATCAAGGAAGCCGCCAACCCCATTTCCATTGACGAGGTGGAACCCGCCAGCGAGATCGTCAAGCGGTTCGCCACCGGCGCCATGTCCTTTGGCTCTATTTCCTACGAGGCGCACAGCACTTTGGCTGTGGCCATGAACCGCATTGGCGGCAAATCCAATTCCGGCGAAGGCGGCGAAGAGCCGGAACGGTTCGTTCGCGAGTCCAATGGCGATCTGAAGCGCTCGGCCATCAAGCAGGTGGCCTCGGGCCGGTTCGGCGTGACCACCCACTACCTGGTCAATGCCGACGATATTCAGATTAAAATGGCCCAGGGCGCCAAGCCCGGTGAAGGTGGCCAGTTGCCCGGCCACAAGGTCAATCGGACCATTGCCCGGGTGCGCCATTCGACCCCGGGTGTCGGCCTGATTTCGCCGCCGCCGCATCATGACATCTATTCCATCGAGGATCTGGCGCAGCTCATCTATGACCTGAAGAACGTCAATCCCAAGGCGCGGATTTCGGTCAAGCTGGTCTCCGAGGTGGGTGTGGGCACGGTGGCCGCGGGCGTTTCCAAGGCCCATGCGGACCATGTGACCATCTCCGGCTTCGACGGTGGCACCGGCGCCTCGCCGCTGACCTCCATCAAGCATGCGGGCAGCCCCTGGGAGATCGGCCTCGCCGAAACCCATCAGACTCTGGTGCTCAACAAGCTGCGTGGCCGCATCGCGGTGCAGGCCGATGGCGGCATGCGCACCGGCCGTGACGTGGTGATCGGTGCGCTGCTGGGCGCTGATGAATTCGGCTTTGCTACCGTGGCTCTCATCGCCGAGGGCTGCATCATGATGCGTAAATGCCATCTCAATACCTGCCCGGTGGGTGTCGCCACCCAGGACCCGGAACTGCGTAAAAAGTTCCTCGGCCAGCCGGAACACGTGATTGCCTACTTCATGTTTGTCGCCGAGGAAGTGCGCAAGTACATGGCGAGCATGGGTTTCCGCAAGTTCGAGGAAATGATCGGTCACTCCGAGATGCTCGACATGCGCAAGGCGATGGATCACTGGAAGGCGCGCGGACTGGATTACAGCCGCATCCTGACCAAGCCCGAGGCCGATGAAAAGACGGCGGTCTTCAATTGCGAGGTTCAGGATCATGGTCTGGACAAGCAGCTGGACAACAAGCTGATCGCCGAGGCCAAACCGGCCCTGAAGAGCGGCACCGCCGTGCAGATCACCACCGACATCCGCAACACCGACCGTTCGGTGGGCGCCATGCTGTCGGGCCGGGTCGCCGAGGCCCATGGTCACGAGGGCCTGCCCGAGGATACCATTTCGGTGAAACTCAAGGGGACCGCGGGCCAGTCCTTTGGCGCCTGGGTCGCTCGGGGTGTCACCTTGGAGCTTGAAGGCGAAGCCAACGACTATGTGGGCAAGGGCCTGTCCGGCGGACGGCTGGTGGTCTATCCGGCCGCCGAATGCCCCATCGTCGCCGAGGACAACATGATTGTCGGCAATACGGTGCTCTATGGTGCCATTGCCGGTGAATGTTACTTCCGCGGCATTGCCGGGGAACGCTTCGCGGTTCGCAACTCGGGGGCCATCGCGGTGGTCGAGGGAACCGGTGATCACGGCTGCGAATACATGACCGGCGGCGTGGTCGTGGTGCTGGGCGCCACCGGCCGCAACTTCGCGGCGGGCATGTCCGGCGGGATCGCCTATGTGCTCGACGAAGCGGGTGACTTTGAAATGCGCTGTAACATGGCGATGGTCGAACTGGAACCGGTGATGGACGAGGCGGAAGCCTTGGAGGATCTGGACCACCAGGGTCTCGACCTGGAGACCCACGGTCGGGTGGACGTCATGGCGGATATGACCCGTCACGACGCCCTGCGCCTGCGGCAGTTGATCGAAAAGCATGCCCATTACACTGACAGCGCCCGGGCCAAGATAATCCTGGAGAATTGGGAGCAGATGCTGCCCAAGTTCCGCAAGATCATGCCGGTGGAATATCGCCGCGCCCTGCAAGAAATGCAGATCGCCAGAAACGTCGAAAAACAACAGGCCGGTCACGGTCTGCGTGGAGGGAAGTGAGCCATGGGCAAGCCGACCGGATTCATGGAAATCAACCGCCAAGCCCCGGGCTATGCCCCGGTGCACCAGCGGATCCGCCACTATCGGGAATTCGCCATCCAACTGGATGATCGGGAACTGGGCCGTCAGGGGGCCCGCTGCATGGATTGCGGCATTCCCTTCTGCCACGGTGGATGCCCGGTGGACAATCTCATCCCGGACTGGAACCATTCGGTCTATCGGGGGCGCTGGGAAGATGCTCTGCGCACCCTGCATTCGACCAATAATTTCCCCGAGTTCACCGGACGGGTCTGTCCGGCGCCCTGCGAGGCGTCTTGCACCTTGAACCTTACCGACGAAGCGGTGACCATCAAGAATATCGAGCTCAATACCATCGAGAAGGGCTGGGCCGCCAATCTGGTCAAGCCGCAGATTGCCAGCCACCGGACCGGCAAGCGCATTGCCGTGGTCGGGGCCGGTCCCGCCGGTCTGGCCGCTGCCCAGCAACTGGCCCGTGCCGGCCATGAGGTGGTGGTGATGGAAAAGAACGCCCGCATGGGCGGCCTGATGCGTTATGGCATTCCCGATTTCAAGCTGGAAAAATGGACCATTGACCGCCGCATGGCCCAAATGCAGGCCGAAGGTGTGGAGTTCCGCTCTGGCTGTCATGTGGGGGTCAATATCCCCACGGCCCGGCTGATGGAAAAATATGACGCCGTGGTTTTGGCCTGTGGATCGGAAAAGCCGCGCGATTTGCCGGTCCCGGGTCGGGATTTGGACGGCGTCCATTTCGCCATGGATTTCCTCACCCAGCAGAACAAGCGGGTGGCCGACGAACCGTTCCCCGAGGAACACGAAATTATCGCCCGCGACAAACATGTGGTGGTCATCGGTGGTGGCGATACCGGATCCGACTGCGTCGGCACCTCTATCCGCCATGGGGCGCGGAGCGTCACCCAGATCGAGATCATGCCCCGACCGCCGAAAGAAGAGTTCAAGCCGACGGTCTGGCCCAAGTGGCCCTTAAAGCTGCGCACATCGACCTCCCACGAGGAAGGCTGCGAGCGTCAGTGGAGCGTCATGACCACCTCGTTCGAGGGCGTCAACGGCAAGCTGACCAAACTCAACTGCGTCAAGGTCGATGACAAGATGCAGCCGGTGGCGGGCACCGAGTTCGTTCTCAAGGCCGACATGGCTCTATTGGCCATGGGCTTTGTCCATCCGGTTCATGAGGGTCTGGTCAGCGATCTCGAGCTGGAACTGGATCCGCGCGGCAACGTCTTGGCCGACTACGACAATTTCCAAAGCTCCAATTCCAAGGTGTTTTCCTGCGGCGACATGCGTCGGGGACAGTCCTTGATTGTCTGGGCGATCAAGGAAGGCCGCCGTTGCGCCCGCGCCGTGGATGGCTTCTTGATGGGGGAAAGCCGCCTGCCGGGGTGAGCCTTGAAAAAGCTACCAAATGCGGCAGAGGCGGAGGTCGACGAGCGAAAAATCGTCGACTATCTGCTCTCTGAATAGCACGCGTTGGGGCGGGCCAAGGCGCGTTTTTTCATAGGGATCGGATTCTCGCGCGCCGAATGGCCTCTTTTGCGGGAGGCACTGCTCGCTCATGGGAGATCTGCTCAGGTTCTATCAACGGGCGAGACAGAATTCGAAAAAAAGTATACGGTAGAGGGTGAATTGCGAAGCCCGTTGGGGCGCATCGTCCTCCTTCGGACGGTGTGGTTTGTCGCCGAAGGGCGAATACGGCCCAAACTTGTGACCGCTTATCCTGTTCGTTCGGAGTAACCGATGATCAAAGAATATGATCCAGTGGTTCTACAGTCTGACCTGCCGAACGCCGGCCTGGAGGCTGGTGATATCGGC
The sequence above is drawn from the Magnetospira sp. QH-2 genome and encodes:
- a CDS encoding glutamate synthase subunit beta, which produces MGKPTGFMEINRQAPGYAPVHQRIRHYREFAIQLDDRELGRQGARCMDCGIPFCHGGCPVDNLIPDWNHSVYRGRWEDALRTLHSTNNFPEFTGRVCPAPCEASCTLNLTDEAVTIKNIELNTIEKGWAANLVKPQIASHRTGKRIAVVGAGPAGLAAAQQLARAGHEVVVMEKNARMGGLMRYGIPDFKLEKWTIDRRMAQMQAEGVEFRSGCHVGVNIPTARLMEKYDAVVLACGSEKPRDLPVPGRDLDGVHFAMDFLTQQNKRVADEPFPEEHEIIARDKHVVVIGGGDTGSDCVGTSIRHGARSVTQIEIMPRPPKEEFKPTVWPKWPLKLRTSTSHEEGCERQWSVMTTSFEGVNGKLTKLNCVKVDDKMQPVAGTEFVLKADMALLAMGFVHPVHEGLVSDLELELDPRGNVLADYDNFQSSNSKVFSCGDMRRGQSLIVWAIKEGRRCARAVDGFLMGESRLPG
- the gltB gene encoding glutamate synthase large subunit; translation: MRAAGYPAPRGLYDPANEHDACGVGFICHVKNQKSHHVVSQGLEILKNLTHRGAVGADPLAGDGAGILIQLPDAFLRAECAALGFDLPEAGHYGVGMLFLPKDDTSRATCEARIEKIVLEEGQTVLGWREVPTDNAGIGESVLAVEPAIRQVFIGRTASLADQDAFERKLYVIHKRVQNECRQIDVPDAQMVYVPSMSSRTIVYKGMLLADQVDAYYQDLTDERMVSALALVHQRFSTNTFPSWELAHPFRMICHNGEINTVRGNINWMNARRNGMVSSLLGDDLPKIWPVIAEGQSDSASFDNALELLVQGGYSMAHAMMMLVPEAWSDNPFMGIHRKAFYEYHAALMEPWDGPAAVCFTDGRQIGATLDRNGLRPARYLVTDDDFVVMGSEMGVLPVPEDKIVQKWRLQPGKMLLIDLEQGRIISDEEMKKDLSHSKPYRRWLAETQIMLEHQPAQVAAMAPDDDIILQRQKAFGYNQEDLKFFLKPMALSGQDPVGSMGATSALAVLSDKSRLLYDYFRQKFAQVTNPPIDPIREELVMSLISLIGPRPNILDLETGGRHMRLEVRQPILTNGDLEKIRRIDDALGDSFRTSTISICYPVEQGEAGLGPALKALVDKAERAIREDGYNILILSDRGMDADHVAIPALLATAAVHHHLVRNGLRTETGLVVETGEAREVHHFAVLAGYGAEAVNPYLALDSLASLQPKLPDPLDLDEMHARYIKAVDKGLLKVMSKMGISTYQSYCGAQIFDAVGVSRDFIDAYFAGTDTTVEGVGLAEVAAETIRRHRQAYASHKYDELDPGGFLSYRLKGEEHVWTPETIGDLQHAVRMNDQQRYDQYAQRVNDQSRKLLTLRGLFDIKEAANPISIDEVEPASEIVKRFATGAMSFGSISYEAHSTLAVAMNRIGGKSNSGEGGEEPERFVRESNGDLKRSAIKQVASGRFGVTTHYLVNADDIQIKMAQGAKPGEGGQLPGHKVNRTIARVRHSTPGVGLISPPPHHDIYSIEDLAQLIYDLKNVNPKARISVKLVSEVGVGTVAAGVSKAHADHVTISGFDGGTGASPLTSIKHAGSPWEIGLAETHQTLVLNKLRGRIAVQADGGMRTGRDVVIGALLGADEFGFATVALIAEGCIMMRKCHLNTCPVGVATQDPELRKKFLGQPEHVIAYFMFVAEEVRKYMASMGFRKFEEMIGHSEMLDMRKAMDHWKARGLDYSRILTKPEADEKTAVFNCEVQDHGLDKQLDNKLIAEAKPALKSGTAVQITTDIRNTDRSVGAMLSGRVAEAHGHEGLPEDTISVKLKGTAGQSFGAWVARGVTLELEGEANDYVGKGLSGGRLVVYPAAECPIVAEDNMIVGNTVLYGAIAGECYFRGIAGERFAVRNSGAIAVVEGTGDHGCEYMTGGVVVVLGATGRNFAAGMSGGIAYVLDEAGDFEMRCNMAMVELEPVMDEAEALEDLDHQGLDLETHGRVDVMADMTRHDALRLRQLIEKHAHYTDSARAKIILENWEQMLPKFRKIMPVEYRRALQEMQIARNVEKQQAGHGLRGGK
- a CDS encoding DUF6883 domain-containing protein produces the protein MGRAKARFFIGIGFSRAEWPLLREALLAHGRSAQVLSTGETEFEKKYTVEGELRSPLGRIVLLRTVWFVAEGRIRPKLVTAYPVRSE